One part of the Tenacibaculum sp. 190130A14a genome encodes these proteins:
- a CDS encoding sigma-54 dependent transcriptional regulator: protein MRKKDATILIVDDDDDILFSARISLKKYFSEIITANNPKKISNHLTNSTVDVVLLDMNYRIGFEDGKEGLYWLKHIKEINPETTVILMTAFGSVNLAVEAIKQGATDFILKPWNTEKLYGVVNAGVELARSKRKTSQLTTVQKQQDKDFHQQTEHIIGNSPAMKSAIKLMQKVAPTDANILILGENGTGKYVFAKEIHLLSERKNHPFIHVDLGSLNENLFESELFGYAKGAFTDAQKDTLGRFELAKGGTIFLDEIGNLPLHLQAKLLTVIQNRKITRLGEGKERVIDVRIICATNAPIHEMVDEQTFRQDLLFRINTIELSLPALRDRKEDILLLANHFLKKLTKKYRKTITHFSNEAISAMKGYHWPGNIREIEHIVERAVIITDREIIQLEDLHFSTKKMNVSLGDNLNLEETEKMLIQQALNKHQGNISKASKDLGLTRAALYRRLEKFGL from the coding sequence ATGAGAAAAAAAGATGCTACCATTTTAATTGTTGATGACGACGATGATATATTATTTTCTGCAAGAATCAGTCTGAAAAAATATTTTTCTGAAATTATTACAGCCAACAATCCAAAAAAAATAAGTAACCATCTGACCAACTCTACAGTAGATGTTGTTTTGTTAGATATGAACTACCGCATTGGTTTCGAGGATGGTAAAGAAGGTTTGTATTGGTTAAAACATATTAAAGAAATTAATCCAGAAACTACTGTAATCCTCATGACTGCCTTTGGTTCGGTTAATCTTGCTGTTGAGGCTATTAAACAGGGCGCTACCGATTTTATTTTAAAACCTTGGAATACTGAGAAATTATATGGTGTAGTAAATGCTGGTGTTGAATTAGCACGTTCTAAAAGAAAAACTTCGCAACTCACTACTGTTCAAAAACAACAGGATAAAGACTTTCACCAGCAAACAGAACATATAATAGGAAACTCTCCTGCAATGAAATCTGCAATAAAATTAATGCAGAAAGTTGCTCCTACTGATGCCAATATTTTAATTTTAGGTGAAAACGGTACGGGAAAATACGTCTTTGCTAAAGAAATTCATTTATTATCTGAAAGAAAAAACCATCCTTTTATTCATGTAGATTTAGGTTCTTTAAATGAAAATTTATTCGAAAGTGAACTCTTTGGGTATGCTAAAGGTGCTTTTACAGATGCACAAAAAGATACATTGGGTCGTTTTGAATTAGCAAAAGGAGGTACTATTTTCTTAGATGAAATAGGAAATCTACCCCTACACTTACAAGCAAAACTTTTAACTGTAATTCAAAATAGGAAGATTACGCGCTTAGGAGAAGGAAAAGAACGCGTTATTGATGTACGTATTATATGTGCCACCAACGCACCTATTCATGAAATGGTGGACGAACAAACCTTTAGACAAGATTTGCTTTTTAGAATTAATACTATCGAGTTGAGCCTTCCAGCTCTGCGAGATCGTAAAGAAGATATTCTTTTATTAGCCAATCATTTTCTAAAAAAACTTACTAAAAAATACAGAAAAACAATAACCCACTTTTCCAATGAAGCCATCTCAGCAATGAAAGGTTATCATTGGCCTGGTAACATTAGAGAAATAGAACATATTGTTGAACGCGCAGTAATTATAACAGATAGAGAAATTATCCAATTAGAAGATTTACATTTTTCTACTAAAAAAATGAACGTATCTTTAGGAGATAATCTTAATCTAGAAGAAACTGAAAAGATGCTAATACAACAAGCTCTGAATAAACACCAAGGAAATATTTCCAAAGCCTCCAAAGATTTAGGTTTAACAAGGGCCGCTCTATATAGAAGGTTAGAAAAATTCGGATTATAA
- a CDS encoding ABC transporter permease: MIQTWFKIFFRNSKKNWLNILVNVLGLTLGFAGLIIVLLYLNDEQSYNATNPFKKEVYRVAHKMSNGDVWSTSTNIEGPTYQEEIPEVEEFFLCNSWYDDALVKVNGKDVFTQDVLQGEPNFFNFFPFEIIEGSKESFEKTRNNIAISEKQAKIFFGNESPIGKTISFYKRDFIVTTVYKIVGKHYFMPQVILQYKKQPEGHWGNFSKNLLVKLSKGSNEEDFNRKAKDVWHKHSVLPNVKSMGITVEEFNEKYGTEAYLEAIESIRLHTISDDAGPEGKGNYRLILILIGLSVLLIIISCVNFINLSIASATQRAKEVGVKKTLGLSKKSLIRQYTLEIVAQGTVAFLLSLILVELILPSFNEFMRKDISILQFGLLAKLTLLAIVISIAIGSIPAFYLSKFKSVEVLKGNVSRSKKGVMARNAMLGVQFLISGFFLTGSIIINKQVNYMMNKDLGFKGDQVIMISFNKYDDRFKNYLIAKQELVKHPNIEAVTCNSFIIGGGSASSTNLTYKDISVQSNSNALDYNYLDVMDIDIVKGRGFQEEIASDTIKNVLINETLAAALGIANDPIGKKVDAGFGGEDNDGKNLNVIGVVKDHHTRGLVNKIPPTFYVHWNSFDWMRQNLWKIQIKIKPENVQETLVYIEDYWKQNVEQGYPYNPQFVNKRFARTYKRYEKQQTIFFILTSVVILVSLLGLFALATLTIQQRLKEVAIRKTLGASIKEIMYQLIKSFLKITIIASVILIPVAYYFMQNWLENFVYRIDMPLIPFIITPIVLTVLVFIVVGIKAYYATKVDLIKYLKFE; the protein is encoded by the coding sequence ATGATACAAACATGGTTTAAAATATTTTTTAGAAATAGTAAAAAGAACTGGTTAAACATTCTAGTGAATGTATTAGGTTTAACTCTTGGTTTTGCTGGGCTTATTATTGTTTTGTTATACTTAAACGATGAACAAAGTTACAATGCAACTAATCCGTTTAAAAAAGAAGTATACAGGGTAGCTCATAAAATGTCTAATGGTGATGTTTGGTCCACTAGTACAAATATTGAAGGACCAACTTATCAAGAAGAAATACCTGAAGTTGAAGAGTTCTTTTTATGTAATAGTTGGTATGATGATGCTTTGGTTAAGGTGAATGGTAAGGATGTTTTTACGCAAGATGTATTGCAAGGAGAGCCTAACTTTTTTAACTTTTTTCCTTTTGAAATTATAGAAGGAAGTAAAGAATCGTTTGAAAAAACTAGAAATAACATTGCTATTTCAGAAAAGCAAGCAAAAATCTTCTTCGGAAATGAATCTCCAATAGGAAAAACAATTAGTTTTTATAAAAGGGATTTTATCGTAACTACTGTATATAAGATAGTGGGGAAGCATTACTTTATGCCTCAAGTTATTTTACAATACAAAAAGCAACCTGAAGGGCATTGGGGAAATTTTTCAAAGAACTTATTGGTAAAACTATCTAAGGGGAGTAATGAGGAAGATTTTAATAGAAAAGCGAAAGACGTATGGCATAAGCATTCTGTACTACCGAATGTAAAAAGTATGGGGATTACGGTAGAAGAGTTTAATGAAAAATACGGTACAGAGGCTTATTTAGAGGCTATTGAAAGTATCCGTTTACACACAATTTCAGATGACGCTGGTCCTGAAGGTAAAGGGAATTATAGATTGATACTAATTTTAATAGGCTTATCGGTACTTTTAATTATTATATCATGTGTAAACTTTATCAATTTATCAATTGCTTCAGCAACCCAAAGAGCAAAAGAAGTTGGGGTAAAGAAAACACTAGGTCTTTCAAAAAAATCTTTAATAAGACAATATACCTTAGAGATTGTAGCACAAGGTACTGTGGCGTTTTTATTGTCTCTTATTCTTGTAGAGTTAATTTTACCTTCTTTTAACGAATTTATGAGAAAAGATATTTCGATTTTACAGTTCGGACTGTTAGCTAAGTTAACCTTGTTGGCAATCGTAATATCAATAGCTATAGGAAGTATTCCTGCATTTTACCTGTCTAAATTTAAATCGGTAGAAGTACTAAAAGGAAATGTTTCTAGAAGTAAGAAAGGAGTAATGGCTAGAAATGCGATGTTAGGAGTTCAGTTTTTAATTTCAGGTTTCTTTCTAACTGGATCAATTATCATAAACAAACAAGTAAATTATATGATGAACAAAGATCTTGGTTTTAAAGGAGACCAAGTAATCATGATTTCATTTAATAAGTATGATGATCGTTTTAAAAACTATTTAATAGCTAAACAAGAATTAGTAAAACATCCAAATATTGAAGCTGTAACTTGTAATTCTTTTATTATTGGAGGAGGAAGCGCAAGCTCAACAAATTTAACTTACAAGGACATATCTGTTCAATCTAATTCAAATGCATTAGATTATAATTACTTAGACGTAATGGATATTGATATTGTAAAGGGTAGAGGGTTTCAAGAAGAGATAGCTTCAGACACTATTAAAAATGTTTTGATTAATGAAACATTAGCAGCTGCTTTAGGAATAGCTAATGATCCTATTGGAAAAAAAGTAGATGCTGGATTTGGTGGGGAAGATAATGATGGGAAAAACTTAAATGTAATTGGAGTTGTAAAAGACCATCATACTAGAGGATTGGTAAACAAAATACCACCAACTTTTTATGTACATTGGAATAGTTTCGACTGGATGCGTCAAAATCTATGGAAAATTCAAATAAAAATTAAACCAGAAAACGTACAAGAAACATTAGTATATATAGAAGATTATTGGAAGCAAAATGTAGAGCAAGGATATCCTTACAATCCTCAGTTTGTAAACAAACGTTTTGCTAGAACTTATAAAAGATACGAGAAACAACAAACTATCTTTTTTATATTAACTTCTGTGGTCATATTGGTGTCTTTATTAGGGTTATTTGCTTTGGCAACGTTAACAATTCAACAGCGATTAAAAGAAGTAGCTATACGTAAAACCTTAGGGGCATCTATTAAGGAAATTATGTATCAATTGATAAAGAGTTTCTTAAAAATTACCATCATTGCATCCGTAATTTTAATTCCAGTAGCATATTACTTTATGCAAAACTGGTTAGAAAACTTTGTATATCGAATAGATATGCCTTTGATACCATTTATAATAACTCCAATTGTATTAACTGTTTTAGTGTTTATTGTAGTAGGAATTAAAGCATATTATGCTACTAAAGTAGATTTAATCAAATACTTAAAATTCGAATAG
- a CDS encoding cytochrome P450: MKQTTSTKLLSLKDLKTPKGSFILGNLKDFKKKNKHRILEQWADEFGDLYTIKLGPIKALVSADTIVNTTILKQRPDQFRRLSKIDEVFKEMGFHTVFNAEGDDWKKQRKPVAEALNVRKVKGYYPIVHDKTEKLLAKLHSYANTNAPVEILKDFIAYTIDVTTEIAFGYKLNTIHNKQDSFQNHLELIFPMINERITAPFPSWRYFPSKKDKQLKESLIAIEKVVGKFIEEAKDRLLKNPNLKESPSNFLEALLIESEKEHSIFDQKTLYGNVIAMLLAGEDTTSNSMAWTLYYLAQHPEIVHKIREEAHKEYTGSIADAYEVVSKLKYTNAAIQEAMRLKPTTPILFFQSNDDIIVNNLQIPKNTSIILVNSHAQLNSDYFSDPMNYEPSRWIKSECPFHKNHTPKAVKVFGGGARLCPGMHLSMVEMTTAISSICKSFDFKLNVQPKDVHENFAFTVFPENLKMEFISII; this comes from the coding sequence ATGAAACAAACAACATCAACTAAACTGCTTAGCTTAAAAGACTTAAAAACTCCCAAAGGAAGCTTTATTTTAGGAAACTTAAAAGACTTTAAAAAGAAAAATAAGCATCGTATACTAGAGCAATGGGCAGATGAATTTGGTGATTTATATACGATTAAACTCGGTCCTATAAAAGCATTAGTTTCTGCTGATACAATTGTAAACACGACTATTTTAAAACAAAGACCAGATCAGTTTCGTCGTTTGTCTAAAATTGATGAAGTGTTTAAGGAAATGGGGTTTCATACAGTGTTTAATGCTGAAGGTGATGATTGGAAAAAACAAAGAAAACCAGTTGCTGAAGCATTGAATGTTCGTAAAGTAAAGGGTTACTACCCTATTGTACACGATAAAACTGAAAAGCTACTTGCTAAACTTCATTCTTATGCCAATACAAACGCACCTGTTGAAATATTGAAAGATTTTATCGCTTATACCATAGATGTTACCACTGAAATAGCTTTTGGATACAAATTAAATACGATTCACAATAAGCAAGATAGTTTTCAAAATCATTTAGAGTTAATCTTTCCTATGATTAATGAGCGAATAACAGCTCCTTTTCCATCTTGGAGGTACTTTCCTAGTAAAAAAGATAAACAATTAAAAGAATCGCTTATAGCTATAGAAAAAGTGGTTGGGAAGTTTATAGAAGAGGCTAAAGATAGGTTGCTTAAAAACCCTAATTTAAAAGAATCTCCTTCTAATTTCTTGGAAGCTCTTTTAATTGAGAGTGAAAAAGAGCATAGTATTTTTGATCAAAAGACTTTGTACGGTAATGTAATAGCAATGCTTTTAGCTGGAGAAGATACTACTTCTAATTCTATGGCTTGGACATTATATTACTTAGCGCAGCATCCAGAAATAGTACATAAAATAAGGGAAGAAGCTCATAAAGAATATACCGGTAGTATTGCTGATGCTTATGAGGTTGTTAGTAAGTTGAAATATACAAATGCCGCCATACAAGAAGCTATGCGCTTAAAACCCACCACTCCTATCCTATTCTTCCAATCAAATGATGATATTATAGTAAATAATCTTCAAATTCCTAAGAACACCAGTATTATACTAGTAAACAGTCACGCTCAGTTAAATAGTGATTACTTTAGTGACCCGATGAACTATGAACCTAGTAGATGGATTAAATCAGAATGCCCATTTCATAAGAACCATACGCCAAAAGCAGTTAAAGTATTTGGTGGTGGAGCTAGATTATGTCCTGGAATGCATTTATCTATGGTAGAAATGACCACTGCTATTTCAAGTATTTGTAAGAGTTTTGATTTTAAATTGAATGTTCAACCAAAGGATGTTCATGAAAATTTTGCTTTTACTGTGTTTCCAGAGAATTTAAAAATGGAATTCATTAGTATAATTTAA
- a CDS encoding ABC transporter ATP-binding protein, translating to MIKINDLVKVYRTEEVETTALNKLSLEVKEGEFVSIMGASGCGKSTLLNIIGLLDAPESGSYDFDGVEVANFNEKQRAGLRKANIGFVFQNFNLIDELTVFENVELPLIYNKVKSSERKQRVNEILERIGIAHRAKHYPLQLSGGQQQRVAVARALVTNPKLILADEPTGNLDSKSGNDVMELLTELHATGATIIMVTHSSYDAKFSSRIITLKDGEIVSEKQNEHTVDLLVQ from the coding sequence ATGATAAAAATTAATGATTTAGTAAAGGTATATAGAACAGAAGAAGTTGAAACAACAGCATTGAACAAACTAAGCTTAGAAGTAAAAGAAGGAGAGTTCGTTTCTATAATGGGAGCATCAGGTTGTGGTAAATCTACACTATTAAATATTATTGGGTTATTGGATGCTCCAGAATCAGGAAGTTATGATTTTGATGGTGTAGAAGTAGCTAATTTTAATGAAAAACAACGTGCGGGATTAAGAAAAGCAAACATTGGTTTTGTTTTTCAAAATTTCAATTTGATTGATGAGTTAACTGTATTTGAAAATGTTGAATTGCCTTTGATTTATAACAAAGTAAAGTCTTCAGAAAGAAAACAACGTGTAAATGAAATTTTGGAGCGTATTGGAATTGCACATCGTGCAAAGCATTATCCTTTACAATTATCTGGAGGACAACAACAAAGAGTAGCAGTAGCAAGAGCTTTAGTAACCAATCCAAAGTTAATTTTAGCAGATGAGCCAACAGGAAACTTAGATAGTAAAAGTGGAAATGATGTAATGGAGTTATTAACTGAACTACATGCTACAGGAGCAACTATTATTATGGTAACGCACTCATCTTATGATGCTAAATTTTCTTCTAGAATTATAACGCTAAAAGATGGTGAAATAGTTTCTGAAAAACAAAATGAACATACAGTCGATTTACTAGTTCAATAA
- a CDS encoding HAMP domain-containing sensor histidine kinase, translated as MGKSQIIQISIRILLILVNGIIVFYTYNNDFVANAAGFSLILIFQFFLLIDYLKKLFADIEKSIDCLLHNDYSNTISQEKRKNPLHNKTALLLEKHRKLSLQSSSETLIFTNILESLSIGVLILRKDSNEEVDVFQLNEAFVNFLQVPKFYKWQLLKERIGNLEDLISEWKFLKHTIALTINNKEENFFLKTSVTRTNEYQYLIVTLETIQQLIDKKEKEAWYKLMNVMSHEIINTITPISSLAENLEDLIQEEADEDTLEELSTGLKIIKKRSKHLTSFVDTYRKLAELPLPNKEEFDLIVFVESTLQLFEREFQAKNIETTLFTNVNRKILADKQQLEQVLINLISNSIYALETINLPKISINIEQDKDYRTYITVNDNGIGISEEIKDNIFVPYFTTRKDGSGIGLTLSKSIIEAHKGTIKFSSSFQNTSFTISLPI; from the coding sequence TTGGGAAAATCACAAATCATACAAATATCCATACGAATTCTGTTAATTCTAGTTAACGGAATCATTGTATTTTACACTTACAATAATGACTTTGTTGCCAACGCGGCAGGGTTTTCTTTAATACTCATTTTTCAATTCTTTTTACTAATTGATTACCTTAAGAAACTTTTTGCTGATATAGAAAAATCTATCGATTGCTTATTACACAATGACTATTCAAATACAATTTCTCAAGAAAAAAGAAAAAACCCATTACACAATAAAACAGCTTTATTATTAGAAAAACATCGAAAATTAAGCCTACAAAGCTCTTCAGAAACCTTAATCTTTACCAATATTTTGGAAAGTTTAAGTATTGGGGTACTTATTTTGAGAAAAGATAGTAATGAAGAGGTGGATGTTTTTCAGCTTAATGAAGCCTTTGTAAATTTTTTACAAGTACCCAAGTTTTATAAGTGGCAATTGTTAAAAGAACGTATTGGAAACTTAGAAGATCTAATATCAGAATGGAAATTTCTCAAACATACCATTGCTTTAACTATAAATAATAAGGAAGAAAATTTTTTTCTAAAAACATCTGTCACAAGGACCAACGAATATCAATATCTAATTGTTACATTAGAAACCATACAACAATTAATTGATAAAAAAGAAAAAGAAGCATGGTATAAATTAATGAATGTAATGTCTCATGAAATCATTAATACCATAACTCCCATTAGCAGTTTAGCCGAAAATCTAGAGGATCTTATTCAAGAAGAAGCAGATGAAGATACTTTAGAAGAATTATCTACTGGTTTAAAAATTATTAAGAAGCGTTCAAAACATTTAACATCATTTGTTGATACGTATAGAAAATTGGCAGAATTACCGCTCCCCAATAAAGAAGAATTCGATTTGATTGTTTTTGTTGAGAGTACTTTACAATTGTTTGAGCGTGAATTTCAAGCTAAAAACATTGAAACAACTTTGTTTACAAATGTAAACAGAAAGATTTTAGCAGACAAACAACAATTAGAACAAGTTCTTATCAATCTTATATCTAATAGTATATATGCTTTAGAGACTATTAATCTCCCTAAAATATCTATAAATATTGAACAAGATAAAGACTATAGAACATATATAACCGTGAACGATAACGGTATTGGTATTTCAGAAGAGATAAAAGACAATATCTTTGTACCCTATTTTACCACTCGAAAAGATGGTTCTGGAATTGGATTAACCTTATCAAAAAGTATCATAGAAGCACATAAAGGAACAATTAAGTTTAGTTCTTCTTTTCAAAATACTAGTTTTACTATTAGTTTACCCATTTAA
- a CDS encoding helix-turn-helix transcriptional regulator, whose protein sequence is MIDRIKLILDYYNLSASTFADMIDVPRSSISHLLSGRNKPSLDFVIKVEKAFDEIELDWLVYGRGTFPKSKSTIINKEEKSPMTESPSLFNENPVFEQQSEKKSNTPFSGNEQKGVPVEKRIKNIVVLYNDGTFEDYKK, encoded by the coding sequence ATGATCGATAGAATTAAACTTATTTTAGATTATTACAATTTGTCAGCTTCAACATTTGCTGATATGATTGATGTACCAAGATCTAGTATCTCTCACCTATTATCAGGAAGAAACAAACCTAGTTTAGATTTTGTCATTAAAGTAGAAAAGGCTTTTGATGAAATTGAATTAGATTGGTTAGTGTATGGTAGAGGTACTTTTCCAAAAAGTAAGAGTACAATTATAAATAAAGAAGAAAAATCCCCTATGACTGAATCCCCTTCTCTGTTTAACGAAAATCCCGTATTTGAGCAACAGTCCGAAAAAAAATCAAATACGCCATTCTCAGGCAATGAACAAAAAGGTGTTCCTGTTGAGAAAAGAATAAAAAACATTGTTGTACTATACAATGATGGTACTTTTGAAGATTATAAAAAATAA
- a CDS encoding efflux RND transporter periplasmic adaptor subunit: MDKQIQPKNKKTKKMLLWSIPIILLTSLVLMNMTRKKQVNISKQSISVREVTEGDFEDVLLFNSTVEPKTSVFVNVIQGGSVSEIFVESGQKVTKGTALLKVYNPNAELNYLTQETAIVEQINNLRNIRVNVKNQQLTLDQQLLSIDNDFRNAKRQYDLDKKLYGKGVVAKNDYEKTAQQYKFQKERSGVIKKSVAEEKKSRDVQLARINTSITNMQKSLELLRKNKENFTVKAPVDGLLSSFNPTLGENYNQGQNIGKIDVLNGYKLVALVDEYYIAKLKENISGKVAINTNDYQIKLSKIHPEVVNGQFRIEFQFDKDSLPKDIKRGMSLKSKVFLSNNSKALLISKGQFYHDTNGKWVFVLDENNKAVKRNIRIGRENPFYYEVLEGLKVGDKVITSSYADFKDVEQVNID, translated from the coding sequence ATGGACAAGCAAATACAACCCAAAAACAAAAAAACAAAAAAGATGTTATTATGGAGTATACCCATTATATTATTAACGAGTTTGGTGTTGATGAACATGACTCGAAAAAAACAAGTAAATATAAGTAAACAATCCATTTCTGTTAGAGAAGTAACCGAAGGAGATTTTGAAGATGTCTTATTATTTAATAGTACTGTTGAGCCTAAAACATCAGTTTTTGTGAATGTAATTCAAGGAGGTTCAGTTTCAGAAATTTTTGTAGAAAGTGGACAAAAAGTTACAAAAGGAACTGCATTATTAAAGGTGTATAATCCTAATGCAGAATTAAATTATTTAACACAAGAAACTGCTATTGTTGAGCAAATCAATAATTTGAGAAACATTAGAGTTAATGTTAAAAATCAACAGTTAACATTAGATCAACAATTGTTAAGTATAGATAATGACTTTAGAAATGCCAAGCGTCAATATGACTTGGATAAAAAACTGTATGGTAAAGGTGTTGTAGCTAAGAATGACTATGAAAAAACAGCACAACAATATAAGTTTCAAAAAGAACGCAGTGGTGTTATAAAGAAGAGTGTTGCAGAAGAAAAAAAGAGCAGAGATGTACAATTAGCACGTATCAATACTTCGATTACAAACATGCAAAAGAGTTTAGAATTATTAAGAAAAAACAAAGAAAATTTCACCGTGAAAGCCCCTGTAGATGGTTTGCTATCATCATTTAATCCTACTTTAGGTGAAAACTATAATCAAGGGCAAAACATCGGGAAAATTGATGTGCTAAATGGGTATAAATTAGTCGCTCTAGTAGATGAATATTATATTGCTAAATTGAAAGAAAACATAAGTGGGAAAGTTGCTATAAACACTAACGATTATCAAATCAAATTATCTAAAATTCATCCAGAAGTAGTAAACGGACAATTTAGAATTGAATTTCAATTTGATAAAGATTCTTTACCAAAGGATATTAAAAGAGGAATGTCTCTTAAAAGTAAAGTCTTTTTATCGAATAATAGCAAGGCTTTGTTAATATCGAAAGGACAATTTTATCATGATACAAATGGAAAATGGGTATTTGTGTTAGATGAAAATAATAAAGCAGTCAAAAGAAATATTAGAATTGGACGTGAAAATCCATTTTATTATGAAGTTCTAGAAGGACTGAAAGTAGGAGATAAGGTGATAACCTCTAGCTATGCTGATTTTAAAGATGTTGAACAAGTTAATATTGATTAA
- the fabG gene encoding 3-oxoacyl-[acyl-carrier-protein] reductase, translating to MKLLENKTAIITGATRGIGRGIALEFAKQGANVAFTFNSSVDAATALENELKELGVNAKGYQSNAAEFDAAQELAKNVLEEFGTIDVLVNNAGITKDNLLMRISEDDFDKVIEVNLKSVFNLTKAVIRPMMKQRAGSIINMSSVVGLKGNAGQANYAASKAGILGFSKSVALELGSRNIRSNVVAPGFIETEMTAKLDEKVVEGWRNEIPLKRGGSPKDIADACVFLASDMSSYITGQTLSVDGGMLT from the coding sequence TCGGTAGAGGAATTGCTTTAGAGTTTGCTAAACAAGGAGCTAATGTAGCTTTTACATTTAATTCTTCAGTAGATGCTGCTACTGCTTTAGAAAATGAATTGAAAGAATTAGGAGTAAATGCAAAAGGATACCAATCAAATGCAGCTGAATTTGATGCAGCACAAGAATTGGCAAAGAATGTTTTAGAAGAATTTGGAACGATTGATGTCTTAGTGAATAATGCAGGTATAACAAAAGATAATTTGTTGATGCGTATTTCTGAAGATGATTTTGATAAAGTAATTGAAGTAAACTTAAAATCTGTTTTTAATTTAACAAAAGCAGTTATTCGTCCAATGATGAAGCAACGTGCAGGATCTATTATCAATATGAGTTCTGTTGTTGGGTTAAAAGGAAATGCGGGTCAAGCAAACTATGCAGCTTCAAAAGCAGGTATTTTAGGTTTTTCTAAATCGGTTGCATTAGAATTAGGTTCTCGTAATATTCGTAGTAACGTGGTTGCTCCAGGTTTTATTGAGACTGAGATGACTGCTAAATTGGATGAAAAAGTTGTAGAGGGATGGAGGAATGAAATTCCTTTAAAAAGAGGAGGTTCTCCAAAAGACATTGCTGATGCTTGTGTATTCTTAGCATCTGATATGAGTTCTTATATCACTGGGCAAACTTTATCAGTAGATGGAGGTATGTTAACCTAG